TGGCTTTGTTCTGATGCCTTCATAAAAGGCTGACTGCCATCACACACTTGGccttcttattttattttattttccagtcaGATTTAGTTATTTCACAGAGGGGTTGTTAGTTGTGCAGCTTCTCTTatgtacattttgaaaaaggGATCGGACATTGAGGAGTGGGCAAACCAAGACCACCTCTAGACTGGACTGCAGAAacagatgtcttgttttttttaacattgttttaaattgtactGGTGATTACTGCTATTACATTTGTATACactgtacttttttattttttgcttgaCTTTTGTTTATTGTACCAAGAtttcttgatttttatttgctgtAGGTATAAAGGGGCTTTGATTCAAGAAAAGTGAATGAATAAAGTGTTtaagcaaatgtttgtttgctaTGGTTTTTCAATTTGAGATTACCATTTCAGTCACTGCAGTTGCCATCTTTTGAAGGGATCACACAAATTGcaaacattattatttacagtgCTGAACATATCTGTTAATGAGACATGCTGCCAGTCCAGTGCTATGAAGGTGGGTGGAATTTCAATTGAATTTGTGGTGCTCAATACATGAAGTCATCTTAAATGAACTAACATCAAAGTCTCATTCCAGAAATGGGGTTCTGGTGCTTGGCATGAATCCCAGACCTTTGTGTTAACCTTTGGCactgtctctttttatttttattgacttAACCACAGAGCAGGCAAATGACCTTGAAATAGCCCAAACAGTGTAAATGTTGAGAAAATTAACCAACTTAATATTTTGGAAACTATAACTAAACTAGAAATAGTCTGACACCAACAACAGGTGGGCTTTGatgatgtgaaacaaaaaaggacagagTCAACTAGATTTTACAGGAGCAAGTTTCCCAGACAAGCATAAAAAGCACTCGGCTCAAAATTGTGAATACGGTAAACAGAATTTAGCttaaaatttagatttaaaatagaaaattgaATATGAATTGTTGGTCCCTTTTTCTTCTAGTGATAACATACCGAGGACATTAATGAACTATTGAATTGAAGCTGTAGGGAAATCTTTTAGATAGTGTCCCATGACTTTCAGGGGCTTgcgttgcttttctttttttaatgaacggctttctatatatatatatatatatatatacttccCATTTGCTTTTTCAGGGCCTTAAACCTCGTCAGGGTGAATGTATTTGTCTTATTTCCCATATCTTTAACTTGTCATATATGTTGTCACACACTCCAAAAGGAATTACTTTAACACTTTGTAgctcacatttgaaaacatcGTCAGAAGTGTTCGACTATTACGACTTGAACTCACGAATTTCTTTGCACCAATCAAAATTTGGCAACGTAAGTTTTAAAACGTAAAGACGGTTGTCAGGGTTTCTTTGCTTTGGTTTTGTTACCACGGAAACGCAACTGTCAATGAAGTCAGACCGAACGTCATAGTCCTGATGAAGCGGCTTGGCGGAGTTTCTGAGTTGTTAAACGCctaataaacaataaatgaggatgtttttttttccaacattaaCTACAATGGTCAGCTATTTATTCAtgcatatttattattatggGAAAAATGGTTATGACTGTAATGGTTTTCAAGAAATTTAGTGCCCGAACAGAGAATACTCACTGTCGGGAGCACCGGAGAATATAATCAAACAAACCTCTTCTAGTAGTTGACGTCGTCCGGAAACAAATCCTGTGATTGGACGAGCTGAAAGGAAGCGGTGTGGCTAATATGAAAGCACGTTAGTCAAGTCAATGTGAACGAATCATGGATAGATATGTATAGTTTTGCAAAAAGTTTATCATTATATCGTGTTTGCACTTTTAGGAAACATGGCTTGTTTCTTTAGAAGAAGAATTGCGGCGAAGGTAATGTTGCTGAAAgtcttgaaaatgaaatgagacctggtgctaatgctaacatgccTTGACCCTGGAGTAAGTCAAAACAAGACAGTCTTTAACctgtctttattgttttttttttacttttatgtgtgtgtttttaatgtctaGCTGGGTAGGACGCTGCAGCAGTCTGAGGATGCCTTCATACCAGCTCTGTCAGCAGTCTCTGTTTTTAAGAAACAGttaagtgtgtttatgttgctcACAGTAAATCTGTTGCCAGTCTGTTTTTAGTCAGATACTCCACTGGTGTTTGTCTTCACACCAGTTAGATAAAACTCCCtgattttcttctcctcagGAAGACAGCTGACTTCAAACTGCCCATCAGCACCTTACGAACCAATGGGATTTTACCATCCAGTGGAGACATTCAGTTGCAGACAGAGAACTTGGCCTCTCAGGTAAGATAGATCACATAGGAAGGCAACACCAGATTTTGTATGTAAAAGTATGCATTTTTTGTGTCatgtatttacacacaaactgtatTTAACCAGGAAAATCACATATCTCATCCAAtatttcatcttcttttcttAAATTATTTGATGTGTGCACTCTTGGTCTAGGACAGTTTTTCATGATTAGACTATGCTCCTTAGCTCCAATTCCAGGAAATTTAAATGCTACAGTAGACAATATTTCAGACTATACTGTGCTCCCAAGTAAAACTTTTTCTTATTTCGACATGACATTGCATTCATGCACATAGCAAGGgccaaaaataaatgtgtttcctaGTTTGGACTTAAGCTAAAGCCCAATGACATCTAACATGACATCTTTAGATGAATGGCCCTGCATCATAGGCTGGTGCAGCAGCAAATTAATGCCCATGCTTTTTGGACAGAAGTCGCATATGAGTGTTTTGGTGTTTTCCAAGAGGTTGAGGTGACATCaccaaatgtcttgttttgtccaacattTTTTTGACCAACAAGTCCAACAGTTTCAAATGATACAACCTGGAAAAAGTGTCAaattggagaagctggaaccagaaaatgtttgattttttaaCTTCATAAATTATTTTGGGGTTAGTAAATTATTGTAGATTAAGCTTATGTTGATTAAACAATTTAGAAAGGTAAAGCATTGTTCTTAATTTGTaattcatgttgtatttttcagttgAATCAGGACAGTGTGTTGGAAGACATATCTGCTGATCGTGGAGTGATCTACTTTACAGTTAATCGCAAGCTTCTTGTCCAGGTTTGTGAGTGAACACTCCCACAGTGGTAGAAATAAAAGTCTTTACTGCTTCTGCCGTTATTATAATATGTCTGCTTTGATTGTTATAGAAAATGTTGGAGCCATTTGGAGGGCAGGAGGATGATAGATTTGGGTTAAATAGTGAACTTTTTAATACCCTCAAGAGAGGAACAACATTAGTAGAatacaggtgtgtttgtgtctttttttctttgacactCCATACATCTTCGCCTCATAGATATTTTAACAGACAGATTTGATATGTCTGTATCTTACAGCTCTCCAAATATTGCCAAAAAATTCCACGCTGGACACTTGCGGTCTACGTTTATTGGTGagttttgcttgaaaagttAATTTATTCAGTAACTGCATGTAAGTTGCACTGTGAAATGGAGCCTGATTTATAAATAAGCTTGGCCAACAAATCAGCTGATGTTAGCTTGTTGCACATACATCAATATTGGTGAATATGTCAGCAAACGACAAGAAactgaaataatcaaatgctAAAGATATGTTTTGAAACAGTGTCGCCATTCTATAGTTGTACCACAGAGAGCAGTGACAAGTTTgcttttcaactgtaaaatgtctgtcaaattaaaggaaatcttatcaaaaacatttatttatgttatggGTTGTGTGAAGAAAATTGATATAAAAATTCCTGGGTCACTCAGGCTATACTgtaaacttgttttgtttttgagttgaTAGTAAAGTCAGCTcgacttaaaaaaacaaaacaaaaactccaTCTCCAGGTAACTTCATTGCTAACCTAAAGCGGTCCCTCGGAAACAACGTTATTCGAATGAACTACCTTGGCGACTGGGGTATGCAGTTTGGTGAGTAAATAATGTGCTAAATGTTCAACAGGTGTCTTCCAGTCTCATAAAGCCCCGATATTCTAGTTTTTCCTCTCGGATTTCAGGTTTGCTTGGAGCAGGGTTTGGCCAGTTTGGATGTCAGGAGAAATTAAAACAGAATCCCTTACAGCATTTGTTTGAGGTGAGTTTGCATAAAGACAGATATGACATAACAGGTGAAGTGCTATCCCACCGTCATCAGTTTCAGTAATGTTTGGGTTGATGTAGTGTTACATGGTCTAAGTGCTGCAAACAGGCCTTCCAACCAGGCTGGATTTTGTGTACAATTCATACGTTTGTGTCTTGCAGGTGTATGTTCAAGTGAACAAGGAAGCAGAGCGCAGTGAGGACATGAAGCAGGCTGCCAGAGACTTCTTTAGACAGCTGGAGCAGCGTGACAGCCAGGCCATGTCGTTATGGCAACAGTTCAGAGAGATCACAGTACACGAGTATCAACATGTTTACAAGGTACAACAAGCCGCACAGCATGATAACTGGGCATCATGCTCAAAAGTTAAATCTCTAAAATTCAAACTTGATAGAGCAACGAAAATATCTTCAGAATATTATCACTTCATTGACTGAAATATGATCTTTCCAGCGGTTAGGGATCCACTTTGATGTTTACTCCGGGGAGTCCGATCACCAAGATCAAGCCCAGGAAgtggtgcagcagctgcagagccaAGGCCTGTTGAAAACTTCTGAGTATGTGACAGGATGTGATGAGTGTAGACAAAGTGTAGATTTTAGAATAGAACCTAATGTAAACCTAATGTCTCAGTAAAAAACCTTCATACATTAGTTGACAGAAAGAGATTAACTATAGCTCTGTCTTTGTAGATGAGGCTGACGTGTAATAGATGAAACTTAAATGCACCCAACACCCAAGCCTGAGCCAACATGGACTGGAATTTCATGGAAGTTGTTATATTGACAGGAAAGGAACCGGTGTCGTGGATCTTTGTCCTGATGGAGACATGAGCAGCGTCTGTACAGTGCTACGCAGTGACGGCACAACTCTCTACATCACCAGGTCAGTACTAGTAGGAACAGTACATTAACATTTGGAACAAAATGTCGAATCTCACAACTGTGTTGTCCAGGCAAGCGCAACTGCACTTTTGGAAGTGGCCCCTGGCAATATTAGTCTATTCTTCACTTTCTCCATTCCAGAGATGTCGCTGCAGCCATTGACCGAAAACAAAAGTACCACTTTGATGAGATGATTTATGTGGTAAGGACACAGATGCACTCAAGCCCTCTACATTTACCTTTTCAGTTGTCACTGTGctttaaagacaaacagatggTGGAACTTCATATGaagcacaaaacaaatttaacaaCAACGAAAAAGAAGAAAGTCAATCTggaattattttcatattttattaagcaagtaatttttcaagcaaaaaacacattacatcaAAAGTTCCAGGCTCTGTTTTGTGAGGATTTGGTGATTTGTCTTATGTgatagtttttttattttttattttatggacACAatgatgacaaataaaaaataaaaaactggcAGATTAATATATGATGAAAGCAACTGTTAATTGCAGTATAACTGCATGTATTTAAATGGTGTTTGGTGTTTTATGGTGGTTTAAATGGCCTATCAGTTGTCAAATGTATAAGCATGTTTTTCAGTCCATTAGCTGAATGACCAAAACATGAGGTGactccttcatttttttttactaccaCTAGATGGCCCTTTTTTCCTGAGTATGTTTTGACAAACATTGTGTGTGCACCCACATGAAAAATCAGGACAGAAGATGAATACATGTTCGCTCTGTAAACTCAAGAGCCATCCGTGTTTGTGCAGTGCACGCTAAACCTGCAACGTTTTTCATGACGAGCGTTTATTGTCACAAAAggttatattgttatttttttaatctacttTGGTTAGAAAAGAAACAACTATGCAAAACATTATGACTAACATCATTAcaaccaaacacaaaaatgcaaagTGTATATGTGGACATTTGTTTACCCACAGTCTGAAAGAGTCTATGATCCTACCATCCTTGTTTACCCTCTTTATACTCTTGTCCCTGTTTATGTGTGAATGTAGAAACATTTAATCATgtaaagcaaacagaaaatacaagtTAAGATCACATTGTGGCATATGTTCATCCTTTGATTCAGATTTTCCTCTTGaactactactagtactactcgtttccaggttgtttccCTTTATTGTTACATTCTTTATCAGTttaatgtttctgtatttgtttctttttaagaCAGATAAAAGTCAAGCAAACCACTTCCACCAGTTGTTCCAGATCCTGCTCAGTATGGGTCATTCTTGGGCTGACAGGTAGCAGGaaaaataccacacacacacacacacacacacacacacacacacacacacacacacacacacacacacacacacacacagacagacagatttaaTAGAAACTGTTGTTTAAACAGCTGGTAGAGACCAAATAGTAACCAACTAATGACTTGTTGctataaaaatattgttttgtaaaatgtctTATATCATTTACTTATCACACTCTAATGGAAAT
The window above is part of the Seriola aureovittata isolate HTS-2021-v1 ecotype China chromosome 19, ASM2101889v1, whole genome shotgun sequence genome. Proteins encoded here:
- the rars2 gene encoding probable arginine--tRNA ligase, mitochondrial isoform X1, which translates into the protein MACFFRRRIAAKLGRTLQQSEDAFIPALSAVSVFKKQKTADFKLPISTLRTNGILPSSGDIQLQTENLASQLNQDSVLEDISADRGVIYFTVNRKLLVQKMLEPFGGQEDDRFGLNSELFNTLKRGTTLVEYSSPNIAKKFHAGHLRSTFIGNFIANLKRSLGNNVIRMNYLGDWGMQFGLLGAGFGQFGCQEKLKQNPLQHLFEVYVQVNKEAERSEDMKQAARDFFRQLEQRDSQAMSLWQQFREITVHEYQHVYKRLGIHFDVYSGESDHQDQAQEVVQQLQSQGLLKTSEKGTGVVDLCPDGDMSSVCTVLRSDGTTLYITRDVAAAIDRKQKYHFDEMIYVTDKSQANHFHQLFQILLSMGHSWADRCQHVPFGLVQGMRTRTGEVVFLEDVLNEARTRMLDNMSQSKTTKEMENPEDTAEKVGISALIVQDFKGPLLSDYKFDWDRMLQAQGDTGVFLQYTHARLCSLIRRNEGIEAAAFDPSLLLEQTTITILQHLLRYDEVLYQSAQDLQPKHLVNFLLKLCHLIASAHRQLPVKGSPRDVAQARLRLFSRACSVLANGMRILGITPVDKM
- the rars2 gene encoding probable arginine--tRNA ligase, mitochondrial isoform X2; the encoded protein is MLEPFGGQEDDRFGLNSELFNTLKRGTTLVEYSSPNIAKKFHAGHLRSTFIGNFIANLKRSLGNNVIRMNYLGDWGMQFGLLGAGFGQFGCQEKLKQNPLQHLFEVYVQVNKEAERSEDMKQAARDFFRQLEQRDSQAMSLWQQFREITVHEYQHVYKRLGIHFDVYSGESDHQDQAQEVVQQLQSQGLLKTSEKGTGVVDLCPDGDMSSVCTVLRSDGTTLYITRDVAAAIDRKQKYHFDEMIYVTDKSQANHFHQLFQILLSMGHSWADRCQHVPFGLVQGMRTRTGEVVFLEDVLNEARTRMLDNMSQSKTTKEMENPEDTAEKVGISALIVQDFKGPLLSDYKFDWDRMLQAQGDTGVFLQYTHARLCSLIRRNEGIEAAAFDPSLLLEQTTITILQHLLRYDEVLYQSAQDLQPKHLVNFLLKLCHLIASAHRQLPVKGSPRDVAQARLRLFSRACSVLANGMRILGITPVDKM